A region of Pyxidicoccus parkwaysis DNA encodes the following proteins:
- a CDS encoding SMI1/KNR4 family protein: MSSKKSSGSGSAVAEAVERLKAFASEKEDMEVEFSKPLTAAQVKKLEAKYKLKLPPSYVAFLTSYGAFKVNYGGQELIGMESPEHLHAAAPDPSDASGGDDPEVEEAINEALFFQRINTDSVENFWCFNPRDRNADGELGVVAYYHDDTFGLPQLLGGKHAKHFRTFDAHIVKVIDKFIETYANE, from the coding sequence ATGTCGTCGAAGAAGTCGAGCGGGAGCGGGAGTGCGGTGGCCGAGGCGGTGGAGCGGCTCAAGGCCTTCGCGAGCGAGAAGGAAGACATGGAGGTGGAGTTCTCCAAGCCCCTCACTGCCGCGCAGGTCAAGAAACTGGAGGCGAAGTACAAGCTGAAGCTGCCTCCCAGCTACGTGGCCTTCCTCACCAGCTACGGCGCCTTCAAGGTGAACTACGGCGGGCAGGAGCTCATCGGCATGGAGAGCCCGGAGCATCTGCACGCGGCGGCGCCGGACCCGTCGGATGCCTCGGGAGGGGATGACCCGGAGGTGGAGGAGGCCATCAACGAGGCGCTGTTCTTCCAGCGCATCAACACCGACTCGGTGGAGAACTTCTGGTGCTTCAACCCGCGAGACAGGAACGCGGACGGAGAGCTGGGCGTGGTGGCGTACTACCACGATGACACCTTCGGCCTGCCCCAGCTCCTGGGCGGCAAGCACGCGAAGCACTTCCGCACTTTCGACGCCCACATCGTCAAGGTCATCGACAAATTCATCGAGACCTACGCCAACGAGTAG